From Chryseobacterium joostei, the proteins below share one genomic window:
- a CDS encoding CoA transferase subunit A, translated as MIDKRVKNAKEAIEGIKDGMTLMLGGFGLCGIPENSINALVESDVKDLTCISNNAGVDDFGLGLLLHKRQIKKMISSYVGENAEFERQMLSGELDVELTPQGTLAEKCRAAQAGIPAFYTPAGYGTEIAEGKEVKEFHGKPHILEHAYEADYSIVKAWKGDHAGNLIFKGSARNFNHPMAGAAKITIAEVEELVEPGELDPNQIHIPGIMIQRIFQGEKFEKRIEQRTTRKK; from the coding sequence ATGATAGATAAAAGAGTAAAAAATGCAAAGGAGGCCATCGAGGGAATTAAAGATGGAATGACACTGATGCTGGGCGGGTTTGGACTTTGTGGAATCCCTGAAAATTCAATTAATGCTTTGGTAGAAAGTGATGTGAAAGATTTAACATGCATCTCAAACAACGCTGGAGTAGATGATTTCGGATTAGGATTACTTCTTCACAAAAGACAGATAAAAAAAATGATTTCGTCTTATGTAGGAGAAAATGCTGAATTTGAAAGACAAATGCTTTCAGGAGAGCTTGATGTTGAACTAACTCCACAAGGAACCTTGGCAGAAAAATGCAGAGCAGCGCAGGCCGGAATTCCTGCTTTTTATACCCCTGCAGGCTATGGAACTGAGATAGCAGAAGGAAAAGAAGTGAAAGAATTTCACGGAAAACCTCATATTCTGGAACATGCCTATGAAGCAGATTATTCTATTGTAAAAGCATGGAAAGGAGATCACGCCGGAAACCTTATTTTCAAAGGATCCGCAAGAAACTTCAATCACCCAATGGCTGGAGCAGCGAAAATTACGATTGCTGAAGTAGAAGAATTGGTAGAACCGGGAGAATTAGACCCCAACCAGATCCATATTCCGGGAATCATGATCCAGAGAATTTTCCAGGGTGAGAAATTTGAAAAAAGAATAGAACAACGTACAACCAGAAAAAAATAA
- a CDS encoding CoA transferase subunit B produces MLSKEDIARRISKEVKDGYYVNLGIGIPTLVANYVSENISVEFQSENGVLGMGPFPFEGEEDADIINAGKQTITILPGGSFFDSAFSFGMIRGQKVDLTILGAMEVSENGDIANWKIPGKMVKGMGGAMDLVASAENIIVAMMHVNKAGESKILKKCTLPLTGVNCVKRVVTELAVLDITPNGFKLVERAPGVSVEDIIKATEADLIIDGEVPEMQL; encoded by the coding sequence ATGTTATCAAAAGAAGATATCGCAAGACGTATTTCCAAAGAAGTTAAGGATGGTTATTACGTAAACCTGGGAATAGGAATTCCAACTCTGGTTGCCAACTACGTTTCAGAAAATATTTCCGTAGAATTTCAAAGTGAAAATGGAGTGCTGGGAATGGGGCCTTTCCCTTTTGAAGGTGAAGAAGATGCAGACATCATCAATGCCGGAAAACAAACCATCACTATTTTGCCGGGTGGTTCATTCTTCGATTCAGCTTTTAGTTTCGGAATGATTCGCGGACAAAAAGTTGACCTTACCATTCTTGGAGCGATGGAAGTTTCAGAGAACGGAGATATTGCCAACTGGAAAATTCCGGGAAAAATGGTAAAAGGAATGGGAGGAGCAATGGATTTGGTGGCTTCTGCAGAAAATATTATCGTAGCAATGATGCACGTAAACAAAGCAGGAGAGAGCAAGATTCTTAAAAAATGTACACTGCCCTTAACAGGAGTAAATTGTGTAAAAAGAGTGGTTACGGAATTAGCCGTATTGGACATCACCCCGAACGGATTCAAACTGGTGGAAAGAGCACCGGGTGTTTCAGTAGAAGACATTATCAAAGCTACAGAAGCAGATCTGATCATTGATGGCGAAGTTCCTGAAATGCAGCTATAA
- a CDS encoding DUF4197 domain-containing protein, translating into MRKSIFIAAGLLFSISTQAQLLDIIKSTVKDKTGIDLNTPPATKGSTTTSTNTNTTTATPIKSSTANLGNLTSTQISSGLKEALSIGVTDGVKKLALNDGFLKNEAVKILMPEKLRKVDTTLRSLGMGSLADEGVKLLNRAAEDAVTEAAPIFTNAITSMTITDAKNILLGTDNAATNYLKGKTQSQLFTAFQPKVKASLGKVGADTVWKNLISKYNTFTGQSVTTDLNEYVTTETINGVFKMVADKESGIRNTPAMRTTSILQKVFGAQDNK; encoded by the coding sequence ATGAGAAAAAGCATTTTTATAGCAGCAGGATTATTATTTTCAATATCTACTCAGGCTCAGCTTCTTGATATCATCAAGTCTACGGTTAAGGATAAAACAGGTATTGACCTTAATACGCCGCCAGCTACTAAAGGTTCCACAACAACGAGTACGAATACGAATACAACAACTGCTACACCTATTAAAAGTTCTACGGCCAACCTTGGAAATCTTACATCAACCCAAATCTCTTCGGGATTAAAGGAAGCCTTGAGTATTGGGGTAACGGATGGAGTGAAAAAACTGGCTTTAAATGACGGTTTTCTAAAAAATGAAGCGGTAAAAATCTTAATGCCTGAAAAACTGAGAAAGGTTGATACTACGCTACGTTCCCTTGGTATGGGAAGCCTTGCAGATGAAGGAGTAAAGTTGCTTAACAGAGCTGCTGAGGATGCAGTAACGGAAGCGGCTCCTATTTTCACCAATGCGATCACCTCTATGACCATTACAGATGCTAAGAATATCTTATTGGGAACGGATAATGCTGCTACCAACTATTTAAAAGGCAAAACACAAAGTCAGTTATTTACAGCTTTCCAGCCCAAAGTAAAAGCTTCACTAGGAAAAGTAGGTGCAGATACTGTTTGGAAAAACCTTATTTCAAAATATAATACATTTACAGGACAATCTGTAACAACAGACCTTAATGAGTATGTTACCACTGAAACCATCAATGGGGTTTTCAAAATGGTAGCTGATAAGGAAAGCGGAATCAGAAATACTCCGGCTATGAGAACTACCAGCATATTGCAGAAGGTTTTCGGGGCACAGGATAATAAATAA
- a CDS encoding beta-N-acetylhexosaminidase, with product MTRIFLAFFIMTSSLVFSQNKLNLIPYPQNVEIKEGSFILSEVLNMSNDLPKKETDYFRKRMGSMITLKDSKKSDAQLVYSQWPKASAGKEESYSIEILPKRILIQSYTQQGYFLAIQTLIQLFENYQTEKKIPAMKIEDQPKFAWRGMHLDVCRHFFTVDEVKQYIDYLAMYKMNTFHWHLTDDQGWRIEIKKYPKLTQIGSKRKESMIGAYVDNTFDGKPYGPYFYTQEQIKDVVKYAQERHITIVPEIEMPGHALAALSAYPELACTKGPFEAATKWGVFDDVFCPKDETFKFLENVLDEVIQLFPSQYIHIGGDECPKTRWKECAHCQELIKKNNLKDEHGLQSYFIQRIEKYVNSKGRKIIGWDEILEGGLAPNAAVMSWTGVNGGIEAAKSKHFAVMTPGAYCYFDHYQGDPQTEPNAFGGFTPLEKVYSYNPIPDELNAEQAKYILGVQANLWTEYILDFKQVQYMIFPRLMALSEVGWGTSDPKNYKEFESRVIHQFKVLDKMNVNYAKSIYNISGKVISANKGIAYELSTSQNSNGIRYTLDGTTPTIHSKTYQGPVSIPGSLTIKSAYFEDGKLKSAVSSQQFIISKATGKNITLEQLPSENYSFGGAFTLVDGIIGNPKQLGKTWLGFMGKDVAATIDFGQKTDFSEVYFNTLQNKGSWIHLAKSAQIFVSDDNKNFKLIKEIGKAKIENANGKIKLNVGQQSSRYMKLRIENAGIIPAGNPGADSKAWLFVDEIGVN from the coding sequence ATGACTCGTATTTTTTTAGCATTTTTTATAATGACTTCAAGTCTTGTTTTTTCACAAAATAAATTGAACCTGATCCCTTATCCTCAAAATGTTGAGATAAAAGAGGGGAGTTTTATTCTTTCCGAAGTGTTGAATATGAGCAATGATTTGCCTAAAAAAGAAACAGATTATTTCAGAAAGCGTATGGGTTCTATGATAACATTGAAAGACTCTAAAAAATCAGATGCCCAATTGGTTTATTCTCAGTGGCCAAAAGCCTCTGCAGGAAAGGAAGAATCTTATAGTATAGAGATTTTACCCAAACGAATTCTCATTCAATCCTATACTCAGCAAGGATATTTTCTGGCGATTCAAACCCTGATTCAGTTATTTGAAAATTATCAGACTGAAAAGAAAATTCCGGCCATGAAGATTGAGGACCAACCCAAGTTTGCTTGGCGGGGAATGCATCTGGACGTTTGCCGTCATTTTTTTACCGTTGATGAGGTAAAGCAATACATCGATTATCTGGCGATGTACAAAATGAATACCTTTCACTGGCATTTAACAGATGATCAAGGCTGGAGAATTGAAATTAAAAAATATCCAAAGTTAACACAAATCGGTTCAAAACGTAAGGAATCCATGATTGGTGCTTACGTTGATAATACTTTTGACGGAAAGCCTTATGGACCATACTTTTATACTCAGGAGCAAATAAAAGATGTAGTGAAATATGCTCAGGAAAGACACATAACGATTGTTCCTGAAATTGAAATGCCTGGGCATGCCTTGGCTGCATTATCAGCTTATCCGGAGCTGGCATGTACCAAAGGACCTTTTGAGGCAGCCACAAAATGGGGCGTTTTTGACGATGTATTTTGCCCTAAAGATGAAACATTTAAGTTTTTGGAAAACGTTTTGGATGAGGTTATTCAGCTATTTCCATCACAATATATTCACATTGGCGGAGATGAATGCCCTAAAACACGATGGAAAGAATGCGCCCATTGCCAGGAACTTATCAAAAAAAATAATTTGAAGGATGAACATGGGTTGCAAAGTTATTTTATCCAAAGAATTGAAAAATATGTCAACAGTAAAGGTCGAAAGATTATTGGCTGGGACGAAATTTTAGAGGGAGGATTGGCTCCTAATGCAGCGGTTATGAGCTGGACAGGAGTAAACGGAGGTATTGAAGCCGCAAAGTCAAAGCATTTTGCTGTAATGACGCCCGGAGCATATTGTTATTTTGACCATTATCAGGGAGATCCGCAGACAGAACCCAATGCTTTTGGAGGTTTTACACCACTGGAAAAAGTTTATTCCTATAATCCGATTCCTGATGAATTGAATGCGGAGCAGGCAAAGTATATTTTGGGGGTTCAGGCCAATCTATGGACAGAATACATTCTGGATTTCAAGCAGGTTCAGTATATGATTTTTCCTAGATTGATGGCGCTTTCGGAAGTAGGATGGGGAACTTCGGATCCTAAGAATTATAAAGAATTTGAAAGCAGAGTGATACACCAGTTTAAGGTTTTGGACAAAATGAATGTAAATTATGCCAAAAGCATTTACAATATTTCAGGAAAGGTAATTTCTGCCAATAAAGGTATTGCCTATGAACTTTCAACCTCACAAAATTCAAATGGAATAAGATATACTCTGGATGGAACTACTCCCACAATACATTCTAAAACGTATCAGGGTCCTGTTTCAATACCTGGTTCTTTAACTATAAAATCTGCTTATTTTGAAGATGGGAAGCTTAAAAGCGCTGTCTCTTCACAGCAATTTATCATTTCAAAAGCAACAGGAAAAAATATTACTCTTGAACAGCTACCAAGCGAAAATTATTCTTTTGGGGGCGCCTTTACCCTTGTAGACGGAATTATTGGCAACCCAAAGCAGCTGGGCAAAACATGGTTGGGCTTTATGGGAAAAGATGTGGCGGCAACAATAGATTTCGGACAGAAGACGGATTTTTCAGAGGTTTATTTTAATACATTGCAAAATAAAGGAAGCTGGATCCACCTTGCAAAATCTGCCCAGATTTTCGTCTCTGATGACAATAAAAACTTTAAACTCATCAAGGAAATAGGAAAGGCGAAAATTGAAAATGCCAATGGGAAAATTAAATTGAATGTTGGCCAGCAAAGCTCAAGATATATGAAGCTGAGAATAGAAAATGCTGGAATTATTCCGGCAGGAAACCCTGGTGCTGATTCAAAAGCATGGCTGTTTGTTGATGAAATTGGCGTAAATTAG
- a CDS encoding Crp/Fnr family transcriptional regulator: MQDTILSSEFSSSPELVEKLYQNGITKNYNQGDIILDENASIRSIPIVMKGMLKVIRTEEDGREILLYYIKAGESCIMSFLGGMHNEKSIVKAEIEEDAEILFLPVDKVSLFIKEYPEWLDYIFRLYHKRFEELLDIINAIAFKKVDERLLNLLHKKAEITGTNTINTTHEQLANELGTARVVVSRLLKQLEDEGKVKLGRNKIILLETLHQL; this comes from the coding sequence ATGCAAGACACGATACTTTCCTCAGAGTTTTCATCATCACCGGAATTGGTTGAAAAATTATACCAGAACGGGATTACTAAAAATTACAATCAGGGAGATATTATTTTAGACGAAAATGCTTCCATACGCTCTATTCCTATCGTAATGAAAGGAATGTTGAAGGTGATCAGAACTGAAGAAGACGGGCGTGAAATCCTGCTCTACTACATCAAGGCAGGAGAAAGTTGCATTATGTCTTTTCTGGGCGGAATGCACAATGAAAAAAGTATTGTAAAAGCAGAGATAGAAGAAGACGCAGAGATTCTTTTTCTTCCCGTAGATAAGGTTTCTTTATTCATCAAGGAATATCCGGAATGGCTGGATTATATTTTCAGGCTTTATCACAAACGTTTTGAAGAATTACTGGATATCATCAATGCCATTGCCTTTAAGAAAGTAGATGAAAGATTACTGAATCTTCTTCATAAAAAGGCAGAAATTACCGGTACAAATACCATCAATACTACCCATGAGCAGCTTGCCAATGAACTGGGAACCGCCAGAGTAGTAGTTTCCAGACTCCTGAAACAACTTGAAGACGAAGGAAAGGTGAAGCTCGGAAGAAACAAAATTATTCTTCTGGAAACTCTCCATCAGTTGTAA
- a CDS encoding sulfite exporter TauE/SafE family protein, which translates to MEIIGYTASVLIGISLGLIGGGGSILIVPVLVYLFGIDALLATEYSLFIVGVSSVVGSFSYLKKGLVDLKMSLIFGIPSITSIFITRTYLLPLIPDELIQIKSFLITKNIFLLLIFAGLMILASYKMIRNNSSTVSPENHSDKNSLSAAGEGTVVGIVTGLVGAGGGFMIIPALVNLLKVPMKTAIGTSLVIISLNSLIGFASSINHSVIDWKLLMSITFIAVIGIVIGIHLSKRIDGKKLKPAFGWFILVMGIYIITKEIYHILII; encoded by the coding sequence ATGGAAATTATAGGGTATACAGCATCAGTTTTAATAGGGATTTCTTTAGGATTAATTGGTGGAGGCGGAAGTATTCTCATCGTTCCGGTATTGGTTTATCTCTTTGGTATAGATGCTTTGCTGGCAACGGAATATTCTCTTTTTATAGTAGGAGTAAGTAGTGTGGTAGGATCATTTTCGTATTTAAAAAAAGGATTGGTGGATCTTAAAATGTCATTGATATTTGGAATACCGTCCATTACTTCAATTTTTATTACCAGAACCTATTTGCTTCCCCTGATTCCTGATGAACTCATTCAGATAAAGAGTTTTCTTATCACTAAAAATATTTTCTTGCTTCTGATTTTTGCAGGTTTGATGATCCTTGCTTCCTACAAAATGATCAGAAACAATTCTTCTACTGTTTCACCGGAAAATCATTCAGATAAAAATTCTTTGTCAGCAGCAGGAGAGGGAACTGTTGTTGGGATTGTAACAGGATTGGTGGGAGCCGGCGGAGGATTTATGATTATTCCCGCTCTCGTTAATCTTTTGAAAGTTCCGATGAAAACAGCCATAGGAACTTCTCTGGTGATTATTTCCCTAAACTCGCTGATTGGCTTTGCTTCCTCTATAAATCATTCTGTAATAGATTGGAAATTATTGATGTCCATTACTTTTATTGCTGTAATAGGAATTGTTATTGGTATACATCTATCAAAAAGAATAGATGGTAAAAAGCTCAAGCCTGCATTCGGGTGGTTTATCTTGGTAATGGGCATTTACATTATTACAAAGGAAATCTATCATATATTAATCATTTAA
- a CDS encoding MBL fold metallo-hydrolase — translation MKIEQIYTGCLAQGAYYIISNGEAAIIDPLRETKPYIEKLKKDGVQLKYIFETHFHADFVSGHVDLSKKTNAPVVYGPTAKPDFEAIIAEDHQIFEVGKIKIKVLHTPGHTLESSCYLLMDEHGKEKALFSGDTLFLGDVGRPDLAQKATDMTQDELAGLLYESLYKKILPLADDIMVYPAHGAGSACGKNMQKETMDTLGNQKKTNYVLNQKNKKSFIKEVTDGLLPPPAYFGMNVMMNKKGYHSFDEVLSQGLQPLAPEQFEEIAEASGALVLDVRNSSTFVQDFIPQSVNIGLDGDFAPWVGALIADVNQPILLVTETGDEEETVTRLSRVGFDQVLGYLDGGFDAWKKSGKEIDHVPRISAGQFEKEIKGKNAKIIDIRRESEYNAEHIHEAYSKPLAYINEWIHTLDPEEHFYMHCGSGYRSTMAASILQARGYRNFTEIEGGFKAIASTQIKKSDFVCQTKILK, via the coding sequence ATGAAAATAGAACAGATTTATACAGGTTGTTTGGCTCAGGGTGCTTACTATATTATTTCAAATGGAGAAGCTGCGATCATTGATCCCTTACGTGAAACAAAACCCTACATAGAAAAGCTGAAAAAAGACGGAGTACAATTAAAATATATTTTTGAAACCCATTTTCATGCTGATTTTGTAAGTGGACACGTTGATTTAAGCAAAAAAACAAACGCTCCAGTTGTCTATGGACCGACTGCGAAGCCTGACTTTGAGGCTATCATCGCTGAAGATCATCAGATATTTGAAGTGGGGAAAATTAAAATTAAGGTTCTTCATACACCGGGACATACGTTGGAAAGTTCCTGCTATTTGTTGATGGATGAACATGGAAAAGAAAAAGCTCTGTTCAGTGGAGATACCTTATTTTTGGGAGATGTAGGACGTCCAGATCTTGCTCAGAAAGCCACAGATATGACACAGGATGAGCTTGCAGGATTACTATATGAAAGCCTATACAAAAAAATTCTACCCTTAGCAGATGATATTATGGTGTATCCCGCTCATGGAGCAGGTTCTGCCTGTGGGAAAAATATGCAGAAAGAAACTATGGATACTCTTGGAAATCAAAAGAAAACCAATTATGTCCTGAATCAAAAAAATAAAAAAAGCTTCATCAAAGAAGTAACAGATGGACTTTTACCACCACCGGCCTATTTTGGAATGAATGTGATGATGAACAAAAAAGGCTATCACAGCTTTGATGAGGTTTTGTCACAAGGATTGCAGCCTCTTGCTCCTGAACAGTTTGAGGAAATAGCAGAAGCTTCCGGAGCTTTAGTTCTGGATGTGAGAAACAGCAGTACATTTGTTCAGGATTTCATTCCGCAATCAGTAAATATAGGATTGGATGGTGACTTTGCCCCTTGGGTAGGTGCTTTAATTGCAGATGTGAATCAGCCTATTCTGCTGGTGACAGAAACAGGAGATGAGGAAGAAACAGTAACCAGATTAAGCAGAGTAGGGTTTGATCAGGTTTTAGGATATTTGGATGGAGGCTTTGATGCATGGAAAAAAAGTGGAAAAGAAATAGATCATGTCCCTCGTATTTCTGCCGGACAATTTGAAAAGGAGATTAAAGGAAAAAACGCAAAAATCATTGATATAAGAAGAGAAAGTGAATACAATGCGGAACACATTCATGAAGCCTACAGTAAGCCTTTAGCCTATATCAATGAGTGGATTCATACTTTAGATCCGGAAGAACATTTTTACATGCATTGTGGAAGCGGTTACAGAAGCACAATGGCTGCAAGTATTCTTCAGGCAAGAGGGTACAGAAATTTCACGGAAATTGAGGGTGGTTTTAAAGCCATTGCCTCTACACAGATTAAAAAAAGTGATTTTGTATGTCAGACTAAAATTTTAAAATAA
- a CDS encoding YeeE/YedE family protein, translating to MLEMIKEPWPWYIAGPLIGLTVPALLIMGNKSFGISSSLRHICAACVPANVNFFKYDWKKETWNLFFVLGIFFGGMIAANFMLNPTEIMVNPNLKTELAGYGITDYSNLVPVQLMNFQSVFTLRGFIMMVVGGFLVGFGTRYAGGCTSGHAIMGLSNFQWPSLVATVCFMIGGFLMANIILPMILSL from the coding sequence ATGTTGGAGATGATAAAAGAACCATGGCCATGGTATATTGCAGGCCCTTTGATCGGGTTAACTGTCCCCGCCTTACTTATTATGGGAAATAAATCCTTTGGAATAAGTTCTTCACTAAGGCATATCTGCGCTGCCTGTGTACCGGCTAATGTCAATTTTTTTAAATATGACTGGAAAAAAGAAACATGGAACCTATTTTTCGTATTGGGAATTTTCTTCGGTGGAATGATTGCCGCCAACTTTATGCTCAATCCAACTGAAATTATGGTTAATCCTAATCTGAAAACAGAATTGGCAGGCTATGGAATTACAGATTACAGTAATCTTGTTCCGGTTCAGCTGATGAATTTTCAAAGTGTTTTTACACTGAGAGGCTTTATAATGATGGTTGTAGGCGGATTTTTGGTGGGTTTCGGAACACGATATGCAGGTGGATGTACCAGTGGGCATGCCATTATGGGACTTTCTAACTTTCAATGGCCATCTTTGGTGGCAACTGTATGTTTTATGATAGGAGGTTTTCTAATGGCCAATATTATCCTGCCCATGATACTTTCCCTATAA
- a CDS encoding DUF6691 family protein: MIKEKEHDVQDTSCVNEGGLQHKWYHNLKYLAAGIIFGIIFVKAEVISWFRIQEMFRLQSFHMYGIIGSAVVVGMISVFLIKKFNIKTIYGEPITLAPKKFNKGQIYGGLIFGFGWAITGACPGPLFAQIGTGALAVSVTLLSAIAGTWVYGYFRDQLPH, from the coding sequence ATGATAAAAGAAAAAGAACATGACGTTCAAGATACTTCTTGTGTAAACGAAGGCGGTCTTCAGCATAAATGGTATCATAATTTGAAATACCTTGCAGCAGGAATTATATTCGGAATTATTTTCGTAAAAGCTGAAGTGATTAGTTGGTTCCGAATTCAGGAGATGTTCCGCCTGCAGTCTTTTCATATGTACGGAATCATCGGAAGTGCCGTGGTGGTGGGAATGATTTCAGTGTTTTTGATTAAGAAATTCAATATCAAAACAATATATGGAGAACCCATTACCTTAGCTCCGAAAAAATTCAATAAAGGACAGATTTACGGTGGATTAATTTTCGGTTTTGGCTGGGCTATTACAGGAGCCTGTCCCGGACCTCTCTTTGCTCAGATTGGAACAGGAGCTCTCGCAGTGTCTGTTACCCTGTTGAGTGCTATAGCCGGAACCTGGGTATACGGATACTTCAGGGATCAATTACCTCATTGA
- a CDS encoding efflux transporter outer membrane subunit, protein MYKKLIVLGVLSLSLSSCIGYKEPTKENMDQLKEKSEIVSHLQIPDDWIFDRKTDADSFSYEWITDLKDQQLEALINEGMQYNADIIIAREKLNQVELAMEIAGSDLYPSVSAVANTSNNLVSETQLRRLALKASWEIDLWGKNKSSQMASTSNYFSAKHQNILLHQSIAGMIAKAYFLNIAGNIQEDKIESYIQKSKDLEKLYTLQKKVGTANALDISNISAEIISLEEYLEKVKNANIQSRRSLELLTGKYPEGKLMTQSFFNPVNNDIPESFPLQLLENRSDIQASHFQIEKAFYEVQQAKAARLPSISISSSLGTAGSNVESLNSLFSNPLLKVGSGLVSPLFNNGKLKKNVEIKDSQQKQIVEEYSKTVLNALNEVESSLANLHSIEKQSSYNTKAINELKNNISLTQKQIKVGANNSFVLIRKQRDLLKNEMNLINLDLQYRIERINLYMALGAEHFISS, encoded by the coding sequence ATGTATAAAAAATTAATTGTACTGGGAGTTCTTTCTTTAAGCCTAAGTTCTTGTATTGGATACAAGGAACCTACGAAAGAAAATATGGATCAGCTCAAAGAAAAAAGCGAAATTGTTTCTCATCTTCAAATTCCTGATGACTGGATCTTTGACCGAAAAACTGATGCCGACTCATTTTCTTATGAATGGATCACAGATCTTAAGGACCAGCAACTGGAAGCCCTGATTAATGAGGGAATGCAATACAATGCTGATATTATTATCGCCAGAGAAAAGCTCAATCAGGTGGAACTGGCTATGGAAATTGCAGGAAGTGATCTGTACCCAAGTGTAAGTGCTGTTGCCAATACCTCCAATAATCTGGTGAGTGAAACCCAGCTTCGTCGTCTTGCATTGAAAGCTAGCTGGGAAATAGATCTGTGGGGTAAAAATAAGTCTTCACAAATGGCAAGTACAAGCAATTATTTTTCGGCAAAGCATCAAAATATCCTGCTGCATCAATCTATTGCGGGCATGATTGCAAAGGCTTATTTTTTAAATATTGCAGGAAATATTCAGGAAGATAAGATTGAAAGTTATATTCAGAAGTCTAAGGATCTGGAAAAGCTGTACACCCTCCAAAAAAAGGTGGGAACGGCTAATGCATTGGATATTTCTAATATATCTGCGGAAATTATTTCTCTGGAAGAATACCTCGAAAAGGTTAAAAACGCGAATATCCAGTCCAGAAGATCTCTTGAATTGCTTACAGGAAAATATCCTGAGGGAAAGCTAATGACACAGAGTTTTTTTAATCCTGTAAACAATGATATCCCTGAATCTTTTCCGTTACAGCTTCTAGAAAACAGATCAGATATACAGGCCAGTCATTTTCAAATAGAAAAAGCTTTTTATGAGGTACAGCAGGCCAAAGCGGCAAGACTGCCTTCCATTAGCATAAGTTCTTCTTTAGGAACCGCCGGAAGTAATGTGGAATCTCTCAATTCTTTATTTTCCAATCCGTTATTAAAGGTAGGTAGTGGATTGGTTTCTCCTTTATTCAACAATGGGAAACTGAAAAAGAATGTAGAAATAAAGGATTCTCAGCAAAAACAGATCGTAGAAGAGTATTCAAAAACGGTACTGAATGCTTTAAATGAAGTGGAATCATCTTTAGCCAATCTACACTCCATTGAAAAACAATCCTCCTATAACACAAAGGCGATCAATGAATTGAAAAACAATATTAGTCTCACTCAAAAACAAATAAAGGTGGGTGCTAACAATAGTTTTGTACTGATCCGAAAGCAAAGGGATCTTCTTAAAAATGAGATGAACCTGATTAATCTGGATCTTCAGTACAGAATAGAACGCATTAATCTTTATATGGCCCTGGGAGCTGAGCACTTCATATCTTCATAA